The genomic DNA ATGACTTCGCATAGATCCCTTTTAATTATCTTGTTTACCGTATCTAATGATAGAGGTGTCTTCTTGAAACAGGAGCGCTGTGATTAATCGTTAGTGTAATATATTCGGAAACAAGGGAAAAGATTTCTAAAGGTTTGCGAAAGATAATATCGAACAAGCGAGCAGAGTCATGATATTTGATCCGGGGATTAAAGCAATTTCGACACGGACgctttttaatggaaaatgcGAAGCTTTTATCGttcctttaattatttaatcttaatcgaatggagtaataaaatatacgatttgtaaatttgtttatatttaaaaagaaacactTGACgagtaatttaaagaaatttttatttgcatcttTGCAGATAAGATAGCAATTCTCCAAGATGGAGCATCGACTCTCTCTACGGCCttcgattatatatacgaGTGCATGCGAGAGTGTACCTATTACGGCTTAACGATCTTTGAAAAGAGACGAGAAAGGGAGGAATAAGTAACGAGGGTCGTTCCGAAGCTCTTTTGTTTCGAACATTTGCACGTAGACAACCGTTGTTTGCAAAAAATGTATGtctctcgaagaaagaaagaaagaaagaaaatctcgCGAGTTGTCGCAATAGAAAGAAAACCGATCGATACGATCGCGTAAATCGCaaagaattgtaaattttgtttaacatTAATCGAATCTTCGATTAAGATCGCTCATTTAAATTCTTGCCGATATTTCGAGGTAtacgataattgaaattccaTTAATCGTTGTTGGCACACATTTTTTATCGGATTACGGATTGAAGAAGATATATCTGTTCTCGAAAATCGTGCAAGTTAAAAGGAGCTCGGACTGATTGCGCGTAGGTGGCATAGCTGAATCATAACCGCggacgaaatattttctctcgtGACTATCCTCTCATATTTATCTCGGACGTAAATTTCGACTTCAACTTCCCCGATGGGGAATTTCGATTCATCCAATCGAATGCAAAACCCCTGGTAAGTGAAAAAACCCCCTAGTAACTCATCCCGGATAATTTAACACGCGGAATAAATAGATTGCCGCTCGAACCGTGCGTCGCTTGGGAAAGGGCACGAAGGAGTTAATGATACAAAGTTTGCGTGTCCGTATGTTAAAAGACCACTTGTACCCGGCAATTTTACTTTCCGTGACCCACGtatgaataatacgaataatattttttttataacaccTTCCCTCCTGCTGCTCAATTTCCAACCGTACAAAACCTCTAATtcctctgaaaaaaaaaaagaagaaaaagaaaaagtcaagaatatataatgcgtgtagtaacaattattataagtaaCAATTATcggataataaaatgtaataaaataaatgagaaaatttccataatagAGATAAGCTCGTCAATCGAGGTTGACAATGAAATTGAAACGGGGGATTATAAAATACCGTATCGGTTGTTTGTCGGAGAAAAGATTTCGAGGCCCGTTCGCCTCGTTACAATGCGCTGGCGCTCGTTTAATCGAGTGATCCGATATCGGTTCAATTGCACCGATAGCCCGTGAGTGCAAAGTTCCAAGTATTGGTGTTGTCGCGATATTGCCGATACGCGACGCGTTGCCGCATTGCGAGGAATGCAGTTGCGAGTGTATTCGGATAGATAAccgagatttaattaaaacgtgtCCCACGGACGTGGCGAACGATCGTAAAATCGTCACACGgaacgttgaaaaaaaaacaatagagTTTCGAGTTCGTGCCGACGATTTATCCGAGTCACGATTGCTCCCGTTTCTGTTCTAGCGTtctaaaatagtttaaaactattgaaaatttccacgCAGGCGGAGGGAATCGAGCGAGTTAACGATCTTTACGCTcactgagagagagagagtttcgcACACTCggagataaattaattgagaTATATCCTTTCTGGTGCCTGGTGCAAATCTCCCGGACTAATTGCGCGGAAACTATGTTGAAATAACGAGGCGAGGAAAGCATCCCGTAATTTGCTCGCCGCATTAAAGCTAACCGCTCTTTATCTCTGCTAACTTCTAATATCCCTAATATCGATTtacaaagtttaaataaactttcttCTCGGCCAAGATCCTTGACCGACTCTAATTAATACGGCGGTAAGTAACGATTGAATCGTCGAAATGTCAATGTTATTTTCCAGCCTTTTCAAAACGAGCCTTTTAATCTTCATTCGCGCGCTATTAAACCGCTCTTGTAATGAATTTGTAAATGGGAAAATCAGCTTCTAATTCAATTGTATTacgttaaaagaagaattaacgCGAAGgagaattattgttattcttcAATAACAATATTGATTTCAAATCTTCCAAGATAAGGAAATAAACGAAAGATTAACAttcttatcgatatttttttatatacataataaatatctatatacataatatgataaaaaaagagctagaattattcgaatcaGATAAATTATCGACTAAATAGAGATTGGttgcttcgaaaaaaaaaaagaagaaattatcggTTCTCgagataatttgaaagaaataataaacttccttcttggaataattatatctcgCTACTTTTCTTTCCCAACTAACATCACAACCGTATTTCTGACTCATTTTTAACGCTTGTTTAAAGTTTTTCGATTAACTTTTAACATTTCTACCAACATTTTCCACTTGTTGAGATTAAAACGTCCCCAGGATTTACTGTTTCAGAATAAACGATTCCCATTGTTATTAATTCTCCGattaatttcctttcctttcgtttattaaataaaaaaaattccgttCCTTCGTTTATCGTTTTAATGAAAACGATCTAGAATCGAGAAAGTACTTGTGTAgtacgaattatttttcagccattttcgataattcttctttcgataatttcacTTGTTTTGCGCGCAATACGACACGCGAtacgataaaatgaaatatgttaaattatatatacgataaaaaaaaaagatgaggaAGATACTGAAACGATCGACGAGCATCGGATAGGAAGAGATATCTAACCGGGTAAAGTTTAATGTTTCCCAAAAGTAGAAACGCGTCAAGAATTTCAACTGCCATTATTTTGGAACTACCTCTATTGACCAACTCTCGATTCGATCAATTCGAATATACGGGACGTTCGTTTTCTATACACAAACTCCGTAACAAGCCCTTTGAGGGAATAATTCGGAAATTCGATCGACAGCAAGCATTTGCAGCCGGTTTCCTAAGCGTGTTAGTATGACGTAACGTATGAAAAGGCATCGTGTTCGCTGAGGTATACGGCGATACGGCCGTAAGCGCAAGGTTCTCTCGGTCAAACGTCCGTAAAAAAGCTTCTTGACcgggatatttttaaatccaaaCCCGCCGAATAATAATCTTACTCGATCGTGAATCAACTctcgaatgaatttttcactCTCGACTATCTGGCGGATCGGGTGGAAACAACACGACACGCGTTTACAGGAGGGAAATTTAGGTCGAGCCGAGCCGAGTCGATGGAGAACgcgattcattttattaatttctcaagTTGTCCGCGAGCAAAAAGAAGGATGACTCGAACGTGCAggagtaataaattttctgacTGGAGtggaaggggggaaaaaaaggggcGTGGGCGTAGCAACGGAACcaatcgttttatttattttttttcctccccccctccaagAAGCAAAACTTTATCCGAATCTCCTCGTGTATATTTTCTAACTGCTCGTTTTATATTCATGACGTGTCTTTCTAGACCGACTGCAAATAAACTGCACGTTATCGGATAAAAAGTCAAAACGTGGAATATGCTCTCGTGAAGAAACTCTAGATCTGCATAAACGTTTTACCTGAATACTTTGAGATGCCGATTAGGGGAAAGATAAAACgaaagaatgaatttaaatattcaattgtttgaAGTAAACtcctaaaaaaattgttaatattggatataattttctaataaaatttaaattattaataattaaataataatgtcttaatataattgttataattaaaacctgaagaaattaaaaaaaaatttaatatcttttggtggtcatattatatcaatttcgatatttggggaaattgatgaatgaaaaaatgttcagaagaatgagataaaaagtattaattctgagataataaataaaattattctaaattttaaaaaattaataatgtatgtatatctTGAAATgttctttctatttctataagaatcataatcttgaatttaacattaatccTGTCTCGCGAcacgtaaattttaaaattatggaaatttttgtaaatgagcgaaaattaaaattattaatcgattgttacaaataaaattcttaaccCTCTCCTTTTAAAGATCCACTTCTTTCTGGATCTTCTtgtaatttcgtttttattatctaaCGATGTTGtgcatatattttaacaatcatTTCCCGATCttgatttcttttgtttcagaCAGTATCGGTGACTGTGAGCATATTAACCCTAACTTTTATATCGATAGATCGATGGTACGCGATATGCTTCCCCCTGAGGTTCAAATCTACCACAGGATGGGCAAAGAATGCGATCATCGGAATTTGGGCAATAGCTCTTCTATTTGGTAGTTATTCGCACAAAATTTATtgcttttctttaaataaaaacgacacgtatatatatatacatgtattgtTTAGAACACGCATGCATAGAATATGTTAGGTTCAAAATTGAGGCACTcgacatattatttttagttactGACAAAAGTATGAGAAAAACCATGCATCAACACTCAACGTTTGCGCAGATATTCCAGATCTTGTGGTGTTGCATACCGTCCCACCTACGCACATCAAAATAAAGACCATTTTATTCACGCAATGTAACATATCCTGGAGTAAAAAGAATCAAGTCATCTTCATCATcgtcaaattaattttcctctaCACCGGACCTTTGATCTTCATGAGCGTGGCGTATTGGCAGATTGTAAAAGTCCTTTGGAAAAGCGACATACCGGGGCATAATTGTAAgcgaatgattaatttttatttattcacaatctattattagaattatgacTTAGTTGCctgtaatattaatcaattcgaCGAAACgtatttataaagtatattcGTTTTTcctcgtaaaatttttatttcttatcgatACTGTTAATATTCAATCCGAATGGcagatatattattctacgaaacattaaatatttgcgggaatatttgaaaatgctaataatatgtaaatctgTTCGATCAATGAATAATTGATGACGTTAACgagaataaaagtaataacgaGGTAAGATcgtgaataattattcgaagcaTTTACAGTATCGTCACGAGCATCCCAGATGAGCCAGATTCCACCATCCGGTGGCGGGAATCCGGAAGTGCAGCTGAGATCTCGAAAAAAAGCAGCAAAGATGTTGGTCACGGTGGTCGTCATTTTTGCCATTTGCTACTTTCCCGTGCACTTACTCTCTGTTTTAAGGTAACTTTTACTATTCGAGTGAATCTTCCTTAATGTTTAAAGTACATCCAAAGTAAAAGGATTCGAATGGCCAATaggagattattattaaaatacgatatacgttatttaatatttcaggtATACGATTACATTGCCATCGAACAAATGGATAAACGCCATCAGTTTAATCGCGCATGGCCTATGCTATTTCAATAGTGCAGTTAATCCTTTGATCTACAACTTCATGAGCGGTAAACGActtcttattttcttacttttattaCCTGCAAACAAATGATACTTTGTctaacgttcgtttcgattgAGAGAATTAGTTGGTTTCGTTCAATTACTATATTTCCCcaagaaaatttccataatttttccaacgaatgATAAATAGCTTGTATCGTTTTAAAATCTCATTGATgtatacgattaatttttttaaatttgcatcaCAATAAACATCCCCATTATTGTCCCGTTTACGTTtccttcataaaaaaataattgacaaatttgataaaaatactgacatgaataaattgatatcttttgtgaaatggaataaaatgattcatttttacttgtaagtgttttataaatttaactattGATGTCATTGCAAAATTATGAACTTATTATTAGAAGCATTCGTCATTGTgatgataaaaagatttattttcttggatttttcatctcttttaaaaaattttacaatcaaataaagcatttttttgtttcaattattgatcaattgattttttttacatgatttatataatttttaacttgcaTAACTAAACTTACCATTATATATAccgttcgattaaaaaattcttttgttattaattcgatataaatttccCGATATAttccatcgataaaaataatactttttaatccgcaaaagaaatatcacgcaattattcttatttataaatcgaataattctctCATAAAGAGAACGAAAATAAGAGTGACGgtgaaaaagtaaaagaagatatttaacGTGTGGTTTGCAGGTAAGTTCCGGCAGGAGTTTGGTCGTACATTTCGAGAATGCTCCCCTTCGAATCCCTCAAACGGTCGCAGGTTGGCAAACCAGCAACCCAGCTACGCTTACATAGCGAATGAATATCGCTCTACACCGAAAAATCGTCGTGAGCAATTCTGACATGCGGAAATGCGAGTCTCTTGGAAAAGAACTTCTACTATTACCGTGGAAGGAAGTCAGGCGAAAAACGAATCTACCCAGGAATGATGTAGTTTGGATGTTACCCTTCGCAATTTCAATGACGCTTAGGGTGAggctatattatattttagagttATTGGCCATTCctcaaagtaatttttataataatacttttcattttaatttagctactttattttttatacattgatggactatcgaaaaataaactcttttattttggaaaattaatttttggatgATTTTGAAAACGGAATCAAACGAATTATCAATGTTAATCGATCATTTAGGTtgttattgcaaatatttaataatagattttatccttttggaaaattatgatatttaaacataaCTGATTACATAtgactttaattaattttaatatgctcgataacaaaatattatatggcTTACccttttcgttaaaattaggACAATACTATTAGcgtcaatattaattataatgttaaatttttaaatgaatcttACAACAATttagttttttgaaaataatacagaattaaaacaacgtaaattattttatttatatcgtatacttgaaaatattatagaaaatattcgataattaatcacAAGGATTTTTATTACAGGGAAATTTCGAAAGGAATTTAGGCGTATATACATTTCGCTGTACTCGAGAAAGTGATTCTCGCATACAACGCGGACATGTTGCGAGCACATCtaattttcctcgaataattaaaCCTCGGACTGTGACGATACAACGGAcaacgtttaaaaataataacaacctTCAACGAAACACCGAAATTATACCTCTCAGTGCTACAACCAGCATTCAACAAAACGAAAAACACGATTGATCGTAAGCATATAACTATATTAGTCATTATGATTATTAGACGCGCAATAAGattcacaaataatttatttacatataatttgaactttaatattaagataatagataaatacaacaaaaattatattccattttcgATAAGTAACAAAAAGAACTtgataatcatatttaatttttaaatttgtaaaaaattgttagatacttttaatatccattgaaatatgaattcaTTAGATAACGAAATACTGAGAGCTATCTAAAATGTACTtacaatattaagaattaccAGGGAGAAGCTCGACGTTTATTCTTGTAGAGCATGAATTATAACATAGGCACATACGAATTTGTAAATCATTCGTCTAATAGAATGAttgtatttagaataattatgtatatgtattcttTTAAACGATAGGTCGAACATGCcgacaaaattataatgtaaaatatttaataagattatatatatatactatatgtatatatacgctatatgttataaatatgtgATGCAAATTTCATATTCTGTACATTGTTGTTACAGTACATCATATAATCTTGAACTTATCATTAATtcgttataattatacatgtaCGTCTTTGCCATGTATAGAAATCAATTAACCCAAAAATCAATTCCATTATTCGTATAAATCTCATTTCAttgttgatgaaaattttatataaattaacattcgAATCGATACGTTCGTGcattattttgagaaatttgagAAACTCGATAACtcaaaaagaggaaaataaatttagtcatatatggaaaaatttcttatcaatatattatctttccaTTTCACCTTGCCAGTAACaaagcatatttttataagcgtattaaaaaaaaaaaattatcgcgatATCAACCTTTCGAAGCTATTATGAAAAGTCGATTAAAatggataaatgataaattttatagttagTATCAATTTTGtcttaattagattttaagatatactaaattatataacgaTCATTTCTTCATAATATATGCGATCGAAGATTTTCTTGCTGTcctaatgtaaaataaaattaaagcatTAAGTAATTCTTTAcctaataaatgtataatccATTCATTCATCATTTACTTAAATCACGGTACAAACTCATTTGTACACAAAAGACATAACACGTATTAAGGTTACTGACCTGACTATATCCTATTTACAGTAGCCattgtattaaaaagatatatcgatttattgATGATTTCATCAGTCAATGCTGCATGCTTTAATACtcgatatacaataatatgttTAACACTAATCGTTtctactaattaattattagtagaTTTCATATATGAAAAGAGTTTAACAATATAGaagaatgatatttaatgataGCAGCAGATTGATGGAATTCGTAGTGAAACATTAATACAAATGTAAACTACGAAATGTACAACAATATAATGGAATTAGATAGTCattcaaaatatgttttaGATACGCACACATCCAATTCctataatatttcacaaataatttgTGAAGATCATTTTGCTATACaaacttcaataaaattacacagcattttataatatatgcatacTCATACTCACGAAACGtaacaattacattttttgtaAGATACGTTACACGCTGTGCGATGTTCTCTCAAGCTGCTGTTTCTTCAACAGCAGTAATTTCAGTCGTAGtgctttcaattttatttgaatcatttttagtGTCTTCAATTATTACTTGCGTAGTTTTAAGTGGAATAATATCTTGTTCATTTATAATGACTTTTGAGTCATTAGCacttatatcatttaattgatCCGCAGTagtattttctaaattcacTGTAGCTTCaggttcgatatttttaatattctctttttcagTATTCTCAACCacagtatttattattacactcGAATCTTCGATTTTCTGTGTTTCTTGAACATCTGTAGATTGTTCGATTTGcatattatcaaattgttctgatataattttttgatcgtcTTCCACCGAATTAGTTTTAACTTCTTGTTCAGTCTGTTGTATACTACCAGGTTGATTCATTTGTTGAGGCTGTGTGCTTCTACCTCTTCCTCGACCGGTTTGGTGTTGTTGATTTTCAGGTGGTGGAAGAATAGGAATAGCCGCCTTTGGCCGTCTCATCGGAGctgattgttgttgttgttgagcTGGACTATAATAAGTGCAACCTTGTGGTTGAAACAATTCTTGTGGAGGTGGAGGACGCTGtggctataaaatataaaataaacatatggaaacttcaaaataatataattttaaaattttaatgtactGAGATGTACCTGTACTGGTGGGCTATAGCCTTGATAGCCTTGATAATTCGGTTGAAATGCTGGTCCGTTTGGACCagaaacataattaattatactagCTGGAGTCTGTGGAGGAATAAATTGCGGCGGTGGTACTAAAAATGGTGGTGGAGCATAACTAGCAGGTTGACCATTAGGTGGTATAGGAATCACAGGTTGTCCAGCCAAAGGTGCAGTTGCGGTAGCAACAGGTGTAGATTGTTCAAAATGACTTTGAGGAtatcctataaaaataaaaatgatatatgaaCATAGTTGCAGATCAAaaactcaaaaaaattaaataataatataaaataaaaaataaaacataattatctGTGTACTTGAAGGTTTgtctatttaacaaaaaaaaaaagaaagaaagaaagaaagaaaaagagaaataaaatattattatgtgttTAAATAACCTACATTATCTCACCTTGTGAATCTAAAACACCTCTTGAATTTCCAGCTaaatacatgtacatataaGTTAAAcgttaatataacataaatatatttatattattgtccatatttatatccataaaaatattttatgaacaaaaaaagaaaattttaatgcatgAATATTCATATACCTTGAGGAGAAAAATATCCATGTTGACCATGTTGGCCATGTTGTCCATGTTGATTATGTTGATTATGTTGATTATGCTGACTATGCTGACTATGTTGACTATGTTGACTATGTTGATTATGCTGTCCGTGTTGTGGTGGATAATTTTGTTGACCTGGATTATCTGAAATAGTAGGTCGCTGTCGCAAACTAGAATAACGTTTTGGTCTATTGGCAGAACTGTCCTGTTGAAttgattgttgttgttgttgttgctgtggttgttgttgttgtgaaTGAGATTGTTGCATTCTTGGAGGTACAGTTCCTGTCCTCTGTTGATTTGAGGATTGTCCATAAAagctttctaaaaaaatattaaataataaaataatatataatattacttataaataagCATCATTAAAGACTTACTATTATGTCTTCCAGTTTGATGATATTGAGCACTATCATTAACATTAACATGTTTCATGTCATGAGTAATTTGTTGATCATCATCACttcgtatattatttcttttattctctgtAGAAATCGGACCCGCTCCACGTCCCTTTGGTTTAGTCTCAACTGTTCTATTGGTGACCATATTGTTATTAGCATTTGTTCTGAATCCTCGTCCACGAGTTTTACTCGCTGCCAAGCTTACAGACTCTTGAATGTTCCTCTTGTTATTATCTCTTGGAGAGGTTTTTGTGTTAACTAATTTATCAGCATCACCACCAGCTCCACTATTTCCATTGCTATTTTGTGTATGAGGTGAATGTTTAGTATCTTTTTTCCAAGCTGGATTTGTAGGTTCATTAGGAgctttattttcattcctataaataaaaaaattttttttatttaatatattgaataaataaaaaaaatgaaataaatataatacatttaaataaaattattacatacgtATGAGTAGTAGATGTATGGCTAGACTTCGTTTTTGAGCTATCATTTTGAGTTTGTAGAGGTGGAAAATTTGGTACTTTATtttgtgatttatttttactgcTGTACCAAGCTGAGGAGATTACTGGTTCTTCTACATGTGtagaagtatttttatttgttcctAGTGCTGGAAAATCTTCACCACTTCTATTAAATCTTCTAttcctatttaaaatattactccCTGGTTTTCCATATGCATCCTCATCTTCCCAATtacgtgtatatttattaGGTCCAcgactaaaaaatataatatatatgtgaaaaaaagaatattataaaaattagattttattttaaatataattacccatatcttcttcttcttctagcTCTAGGTGGACCTTCTTCATTTCTTATATCATATCCATAAACTGCTATTAATTCTTCATGACTTTTTGGTGCTTGCTCTTCATCATTATATCGATCATGATCCCATCtatcttctttatctttccatacttttttttctttggtttCTCTTTCACTTTGTGATTCAGCAGCACTATCTATTACTTCATCAGTTGTTCTATCATCATGTTCATAAAATGTTCCTCTCTTAGGAATATATTGTGGATTACGTCTATCTTCATCatcatctaattttttttgtggtttttcttcttcttggccATCGCCACTTTCTCGCAATGCACCATCTTGAGATTCAGCATCAGAATCAGAAGGATAAATTTCACATTCTGAATCCTGATGACCATCAGTTTGTTCACTGCtctataagtaaaaatttataaagaaagtataaagaaagtacaaagaaa from Apis mellifera strain DH4 linkage group LG4, Amel_HAv3.1, whole genome shotgun sequence includes the following:
- the LOC724473 gene encoding orexin receptor type 2-like, with the translated sequence MHPFEAIIMTWLGSMVFALIDATDSDDYFSLDYTDESDYNATNCTNIYCISNEEYVDRMMNYIFPKFWDWVLIASHSIVFVIGLIGNALVCIAVYRNHTMRTVTNYFIVNLAVADFLVLLLCLPFTVLWDITETWFLGLTLCKAVPYLQTVSVTVSILTLTFISIDRWYAICFPLRFKSTTGWAKNAIIGIWAIALLFDIPDLVVLHTVPPTHIKIKTILFTQCNISWSKKNQVIFIIVKLIFLYTGPLIFMSVAYWQIVKVLWKSDIPGHNLSSRASQMSQIPPSGGGNPEVQLRSRKKAAKMLVTVVVIFAICYFPVHLLSVLRYTITLPSNKWINAISLIAHGLCYFNSAVNPLIYNFMSGKFRQEFGRTFRECSPSNPSNGRRLANQQPSYAYIANEYRSTPKNRREQF
- the LOC100578879 gene encoding protein CASC3 isoform X1, with the protein product MSDTRRRRKSNQSCGSDDLSDSCEELNATKETQSSEQTDGHQDSECEIYPSDSDAESQDGALRESGDGQEEEKPQKKLDDDEDRRNPQYIPKRGTFYEHDDRTTDEVIDSAAESQSERETKEKKVWKDKEDRWDHDRYNDEEQAPKSHEELIAVYGYDIRNEEGPPRARRRRRYGRGPNKYTRNWEDEDAYGKPGSNILNRNRRFNRSGEDFPALGTNKNTSTHVEEPVISSAWYSSKNKSQNKVPNFPPLQTQNDSSKTKSSHTSTTHTNENKAPNEPTNPAWKKDTKHSPHTQNSNGNSGAGGDADKLVNTKTSPRDNNKRNIQESVSLAASKTRGRGFRTNANNNMVTNRTVETKPKGRGAGPISTENKRNNIRSDDDQQITHDMKHVNVNDSAQYHQTGRHNKSFYGQSSNQQRTGTVPPRMQQSHSQQQQPQQQQQQQSIQQDSSANRPKRYSSLRQRPTISDNPGQQNYPPQHGQHNQHSQHSQHSQHSQHNQHNQHNQHGQHGQHGQHGYFSPQAGNSRGVLDSQGYPQSHFEQSTPVATATAPLAGQPVIPIPPNGQPASYAPPPFLVPPPQFIPPQTPASIINYVSGPNGPAFQPNYQGYQGYSPPVQPQRPPPPQELFQPQGCTYYSPAQQQQQSAPMRRPKAAIPILPPPENQQHQTGRGRGRSTQPQQMNQPGSIQQTEQEVKTNSVEDDQKIISEQFDNMQIEQSTDVQETQKIEDSSVIINTVVENTEKENIKNIEPEATVNLENTTADQLNDISANDSKVIINEQDIIPLKTTQVIIEDTKNDSNKIESTTTEITAVEETAA
- the LOC100578879 gene encoding protein CASC3 isoform X2, which translates into the protein MSDTRRRRKSNQSCGSDDLSDSCEELNATKETQSSEQTDGHQDSECEIYPSDSDAESQDGALRESGDGQEEEKPQKKLDDDEDRRNPQYIPKRGTFYEHDDRTTDEVIDSAAESQSERETKEKKVWKDKEDRWDHDRYNDEEQAPKSHEELIAVYGYDIRNEEGPPRARRRRRYGRGPNKYTRNWEDEDAYGKPGSNILNRNRRFNRSGEDFPALGTNKNTSTHVEEPVISSAWYSSKNKSQNKVPNFPPLQTQNDSSKTKSSHTSTTHTNENKAPNEPTNPAWKKDTKHSPHTQNSNGNSGAGGDADKLVNTKTSPRDNNKRNIQESVSLAASKTRGRGFRTNANNNMVTNRTVETKPKGRGAGPISTENKRNNIRSDDDQQITHDMKHVNVNDSAQYHQTGRHNKSFYGQSSNQQRTGTVPPRMQQSHSQQQQPQQQQQQQSIQQDSSANRPKRYSSLRQRPTISDNPGQQNYPPQHGQHNQHSQHSQHSQHSQHNQHNQHNQHGQHGQHGQHGYFSPQGYPQSHFEQSTPVATATAPLAGQPVIPIPPNGQPASYAPPPFLVPPPQFIPPQTPASIINYVSGPNGPAFQPNYQGYQGYSPPVQPQRPPPPQELFQPQGCTYYSPAQQQQQSAPMRRPKAAIPILPPPENQQHQTGRGRGRSTQPQQMNQPGSIQQTEQEVKTNSVEDDQKIISEQFDNMQIEQSTDVQETQKIEDSSVIINTVVENTEKENIKNIEPEATVNLENTTADQLNDISANDSKVIINEQDIIPLKTTQVIIEDTKNDSNKIESTTTEITAVEETAA